In uncultured Fibrobacter sp., the following proteins share a genomic window:
- a CDS encoding phosphoribosylformylglycinamidine synthase subunit PurQ: MPHPERVFRTCQYSWHPAEWGEDGPWMQLFRNGRIFVTEKG, translated from the coding sequence ATGCCGCACCCGGAACGCGTATTCCGCACCTGCCAATACTCTTGGCACCCGGCTGAATGGGGCGAAGATGGTCCGTGGATGCAGCTGTTCCGCAACGGCCGTATATTTGTGACCGAAAAGGGCTAA